A single region of the Biomaibacter acetigenes genome encodes:
- a CDS encoding TIGR02677 family protein translates to MPQIDRLNMELLKPLDEARYLTAENAARYRVILRFFYEQHQRLRYWLYKEDVFDYMKQFAVFSDYTIEKCEQDLNALSQWKNLISTQDTTKAATLEEFKNKKFRYQLSPYSIEIERMTIRLESLSGYGGSLEPSLFERIYTALLKIIDLSSSPDTAAIHRWWQDLNGDFESIYHNATDYIASLQSSRADELMKTEAFIVYKDRMIDYLRDFIKDLQRFSSAIEEFLKNLDEDVVNSVVEKLVEYELSVPRIDRIPEADEVRGEIKSKWFNLTGWFLGYGGDESEAYRLFNVTNEIIRKITRFAARIAESRSRTLSRKTDYLKLAAAFAACKDLNEAHRLSAAAFGAFNTRHLAGEFERATESITVGVWDEKPCTFKLKPKTRNYSESGNTGAVRDCSESKSQKLKEYLMSLEQEREILEGLIFQNRINLAKLPEVEPFVRITLLRWIGKAMGSRNKTAKTEDGRQYRVIFPKDHERIWLKCTDGNINMPAFIIEFEDVG, encoded by the coding sequence ATGCCGCAGATAGACAGGTTGAACATGGAACTTTTAAAACCGCTGGATGAGGCAAGATACTTGACAGCAGAAAACGCTGCAAGATACAGGGTTATCCTGCGCTTTTTTTATGAGCAGCACCAGAGGCTGCGATACTGGCTCTATAAGGAAGATGTTTTTGATTATATGAAGCAATTTGCCGTTTTTTCAGATTATACTATAGAAAAGTGCGAGCAGGATTTAAATGCCCTTTCCCAGTGGAAGAACCTCATTTCCACCCAGGATACCACAAAAGCCGCCACCCTGGAGGAATTCAAGAATAAGAAGTTCAGGTACCAGCTCAGCCCTTACTCCATTGAGATCGAAAGGATGACCATCAGGCTGGAAAGCCTTTCTGGATATGGCGGGTCTCTGGAGCCTTCATTATTTGAAAGGATATACACCGCCCTCCTGAAGATAATAGACCTTTCTTCATCCCCTGACACGGCGGCTATTCACCGATGGTGGCAGGATTTGAACGGGGACTTCGAGAGCATTTACCACAATGCCACTGACTACATCGCAAGCCTCCAGAGTTCGCGGGCTGATGAGCTTATGAAGACCGAAGCCTTTATAGTCTATAAAGACCGCATGATTGATTATCTTCGGGATTTCATAAAGGATTTGCAGCGGTTCTCATCAGCCATCGAAGAATTTCTTAAAAACCTGGATGAGGATGTAGTGAATAGCGTGGTCGAAAAGCTGGTGGAATATGAGCTTTCCGTCCCTCGGATCGACCGCATCCCTGAAGCCGATGAGGTTAGAGGGGAGATAAAGAGCAAGTGGTTCAATCTAACAGGCTGGTTTTTGGGCTATGGGGGAGATGAAAGCGAGGCATACCGGCTTTTCAATGTGACCAATGAGATAATAAGGAAGATCACCCGCTTTGCGGCCAGAATCGCTGAAAGCCGTTCAAGGACCTTAAGCCGGAAGACCGACTATTTAAAACTTGCGGCAGCTTTTGCAGCATGCAAAGATCTAAATGAGGCTCACAGGCTTTCAGCGGCAGCCTTTGGAGCTTTCAATACCCGTCACCTGGCAGGAGAGTTTGAAAGGGCCACCGAGAGCATCACAGTAGGGGTATGGGATGAAAAGCCCTGCACTTTTAAATTAAAACCTAAGACCAGGAACTACTCCGAAAGCGGCAACACCGGCGCCGTTCGGGACTGCAGTGAGTCAAAAAGCCAAAAACTTAAGGAATATTTGATGTCTTTGGAGCAGGAGAGGGAGATACTGGAAGGCCTCATCTTTCAAAACAGGATAAATCTTGCAAAGTTACCGGAAGTGGAGCCCTTTGTGAGGATTACCCTCCTTCGCTGGATAGGCAAGGCCATGGGAAGCAGGAACAAGACGGCGAAGACCGAAGACGGCAGACAATACAGGGTAATTTTTCCCAAGGACCATGAGCGCATATGGTTAAAGTGCACCGACGGCAATATTAACATGCCGGCCTTTATCATAGAATTTGAAGATGTCGGGTGA
- a CDS encoding bacteriohemerythrin: MAVQWTQDLATGVEEIDSQHKELFNRINRLVEACSKGKGKEEISGVLRFLEDYVVMHFGAEEERMKSLDFPNYEIHKKMHDDFISDLQDLKQQLEQKGPTVALVIKVNHFLFDWLTNHIRKMDKVMGAFLKAKQQ; this comes from the coding sequence ATGGCAGTACAATGGACACAGGACCTTGCTACGGGTGTTGAGGAGATTGACAGCCAGCACAAGGAACTTTTTAACAGGATTAATAGATTAGTAGAAGCGTGTTCCAAAGGTAAGGGAAAAGAGGAGATATCCGGAGTCCTGAGGTTTCTTGAGGACTACGTGGTAATGCATTTTGGAGCCGAGGAAGAACGTATGAAATCGCTGGATTTTCCGAATTATGAAATACATAAAAAAATGCACGATGATTTCATTTCGGATCTACAGGACTTGAAACAGCAGCTGGAACAAAAAGGCCCTACCGTGGCCCTGGTGATAAAGGTGAACCATTTTCTTTTTGACTGGCTCACAAACCATATCAGGAAGATGGACAAGGTAATGGGGGCGTTTTTGAAAGCTAAACAGCAATAG
- a CDS encoding prenyltransferase — protein sequence MTTNFKRQWRGFWQLADPKIWVASTVPMVCGAAMAYGLEGVFNIYWFLWCLAGIYLIEIGKNAINEFVDYESGVDRFIAPEKRTPFSGGKKTIVDGLLTVRETKVIAVVTMAGAAVIGLYIAMVREPMVLWVGLLGFLLAAFYSMPPFKLAYRGFGEFVVGFTFGPLVMGGTYLVQTHSLRLEVVPASLVLGFLIANVLLINQYPDYEADARGQKKNWVVRLGKQKAVGVYTALFVMAYVSLLPLIIFTGSPVWLLTFLSIPLARRAIAEAKKYYDDIPRLMEANVKTVQVYQLTGLMLAIAALI from the coding sequence ATGACAACAAATTTCAAAAGACAGTGGCGGGGCTTCTGGCAGCTGGCAGACCCCAAGATATGGGTGGCTTCTACGGTGCCTATGGTGTGCGGAGCCGCCATGGCATACGGTTTGGAAGGGGTATTTAACATATACTGGTTTTTATGGTGCCTTGCCGGTATATATCTTATAGAAATAGGCAAGAATGCCATAAATGAATTTGTGGATTATGAATCCGGGGTAGACCGCTTTATTGCTCCGGAAAAGAGGACTCCCTTCAGTGGAGGCAAAAAGACCATTGTGGACGGACTATTGACCGTACGGGAGACGAAGGTTATCGCCGTTGTCACTATGGCGGGTGCCGCCGTTATAGGTCTTTATATTGCAATGGTACGGGAGCCTATGGTCCTGTGGGTAGGGCTTCTCGGCTTTCTTCTGGCGGCTTTTTACAGCATGCCTCCCTTTAAGCTGGCTTATAGGGGCTTTGGAGAATTCGTGGTAGGTTTTACTTTCGGTCCTCTGGTCATGGGGGGAACATATCTGGTCCAGACCCATTCCTTAAGGCTTGAAGTGGTACCGGCATCGCTGGTCCTGGGCTTTTTGATAGCCAACGTGCTCTTGATAAACCAGTATCCCGATTATGAAGCCGATGCCCGCGGTCAAAAGAAAAACTGGGTGGTGCGGCTAGGAAAACAAAAGGCCGTCGGTGTATATACGGCACTTTTTGTTATGGCTTATGTCAGTCTGTTACCTTTAATAATCTTTACTGGAAGCCCTGTGTGGCTCCTGACGTTTCTTAGCATTCCCCTGGCCCGTCGAGCCATAGCCGAGGCAAAAAAATATTATGACGATATTCCCCGGCTCATGGAGGCCAATGTCAAAACTGTACAGGTATATCAGCTGACAGGCCTGATGCTGGCTATAGCGGCCCTGATTTAA
- a CDS encoding M1 family metallopeptidase, translating into MKKIFATFVVLLIVAAAFFFIFSMQGTLPQSKQSSEIDSKIHEKPQRNKYDIRLEYDGKNHIKAEMALTYVNNSSAPMKELYFHLYPNIFRDKKHLPFFSWDLHLVFPDGISTGGIDILEARQDGEPVEWTTLNGDEALKLTLKKPVDPGKNSKIQLKFALTIPRANYRFGYMMFGKDRITLSLGNWYPLLAIYDGGKWSLDKHPAFGDPTYSDISDYTVRFTVPQDFTVAASGALQGKSAKDGKTIYTYSMEKIRDFAAALSNNYETAEDFVDGIKIISYFHPEDKKGGFMALDIVKHALSVYNDSFGKYPYPELRLAEANFYAGGMEFPTFIMMNTAKYKEPYLSSTSFERSTAHEVAHQWWYALVGNDQINEPWVDEGLTEFSALYYFEKRYGQAGRESYFERQVDANMSLIKGSKRKMQDPVRLFKNNREYFAIVYVKGALFYEDLKNTIGEEKMLDFLRSYFDTYKYKNVSFNEFIEFLKQKHYPGIDDGFFKKWF; encoded by the coding sequence TTGAAGAAGATTTTTGCAACGTTTGTTGTTTTACTTATAGTAGCAGCGGCTTTCTTTTTTATTTTTTCAATGCAGGGCACCTTGCCTCAAAGCAAACAAAGTTCTGAAATAGATAGTAAAATCCATGAAAAACCCCAGAGAAATAAATACGATATCAGGCTTGAATATGATGGAAAAAACCACATAAAGGCCGAAATGGCCCTTACTTATGTAAACAATTCAAGCGCTCCTATGAAGGAGCTGTATTTCCACCTTTACCCGAATATTTTCAGAGATAAAAAACACCTGCCCTTTTTCTCCTGGGACCTGCATCTGGTTTTCCCCGACGGAATAAGCACCGGGGGCATTGATATCCTGGAGGCCCGCCAGGACGGGGAGCCTGTGGAGTGGACCACTCTCAACGGCGATGAAGCGCTGAAGCTTACATTAAAAAAGCCTGTGGACCCGGGAAAAAATTCTAAAATACAACTCAAGTTTGCCCTCACCATCCCCAGGGCCAACTACAGGTTTGGCTACATGATGTTCGGCAAAGACCGTATTACCCTTTCCCTGGGAAACTGGTACCCCCTGCTGGCGATATATGACGGCGGCAAGTGGAGCCTGGATAAACACCCTGCTTTTGGGGACCCCACCTACAGCGACATTTCCGATTACACCGTCCGGTTCACGGTGCCTCAGGATTTTACGGTAGCAGCTTCGGGGGCGCTGCAGGGAAAATCCGCAAAAGACGGTAAGACCATCTACACATATTCCATGGAAAAAATCAGGGATTTTGCCGCAGCCCTGAGCAACAACTATGAAACCGCCGAAGATTTTGTGGACGGTATTAAAATCATATCCTATTTTCACCCTGAAGACAAAAAGGGCGGTTTTATGGCCCTGGACATAGTAAAGCACGCTCTATCAGTGTATAACGACAGCTTTGGGAAATACCCCTACCCGGAGCTGAGGTTGGCTGAAGCCAACTTTTACGCCGGGGGAATGGAATTTCCAACTTTCATAATGATGAACACGGCAAAATATAAGGAACCCTACCTTTCCAGCACCTCTTTTGAAAGGTCCACTGCCCATGAAGTGGCCCATCAGTGGTGGTATGCCCTGGTGGGAAACGATCAGATAAATGAGCCCTGGGTGGATGAGGGCCTGACGGAATTTTCCGCACTTTATTATTTCGAAAAAAGGTATGGTCAGGCCGGCAGGGAATCTTATTTTGAAAGACAGGTAGATGCCAACATGAGCCTCATCAAGGGCAGTAAAAGAAAAATGCAGGACCCCGTCCGTCTTTTCAAGAACAACCGCGAATATTTCGCCATTGTCTATGTTAAAGGAGCCCTGTTTTATGAGGACTTGAAAAATACCATCGGCGAGGAAAAAATGCTGGATTTTCTACGGTCATATTTTGATACGTATAAATACAAAAATGTGAGTTTCAACGAGTTTATTGAGTTTTTAAAGCAAAAGCATTATCCAGGCATAGACGACGGTTTCTTCAAGAAATGGTTTTAG